From the Pseudoalteromonas ulvae UL12 genome, the window ATATAGATTGTATCCTAGCCAAAGTTAAACATGGCATTACTAATATTTAATTGATGCATTAAGTACCACAATCCTAACACAGGAATTGATTACTTTGTATTGCTTTTTTTAATTCAGCTAGTACTTTTATACTTACCTATCTTCCTAGGTATTTATTTCATTCTATCGCTAAAAGGGGGCCAGCCTAAAGCTTTACCTGCAAGCATATGTAAATGAATGTGATAGACCGTTTGTCCGCCGTCTTCATTACAATTCATCACCACACGATAACCACTTTGAGCAAAACCATGCTCTTTAGCTAGGTGCGCTGCGACGCTATAAAGTTTACCAATTAGTGCGTGATCGTGTGGCGTGATGTCATTAATTGTGGCAATTGCTTTTTTGGGAATAATTAACACATGGAATGGGGCTTGTGGATTGATATCGTTAAATGCCAATGTATCTTCATCTTCGTAAATAATCGTGGCCGGAATTTCTTTGTTGATAATTTTAGTAAAAATTGTCTCGGTACTCATGTGGGTGCTCCGTAGTTTAGTTTAAAAAATCATAAGTGATCCTAGGGTTAGGAAAAAGCATTATTGTTTGTCGTTCTCGTTATTTAGTCTAATTACGGCTAACTTTAAGCTGTGATTTATGTTTACATCGGCTAAATTATCTTAAAAAGCGAATAATAAAGGTGAAGGAATGAAATTGTTTAGTTGCTTGTTCTTTGGAATGTTTTCAACATCAATTGCTGCTGCAACATTTAGCGTGCCGGAGGAGTTTCAATTACTGAGATTAAATGAAGAGCCAATTGAGAAATCTTGGTTTAGCAATACCAGTAAACTAGACCTTCCTGTTGGGGAGCATATCGTCAAATTGAAATATTTAGATGTATTTGAAGAAGAATATGATCAGCATGAAGTGATTGAGTCAGATCCGTTTTGGCTTTTACTAACGATAGAGCAAGAAAATCAAACATTGCAGATAGAATTTACGCGCCCGCAAACGATTGCAAAAGCAAAAGTCTTTGCACAAAAAAGCCAAAAACAGCTTTTTTTAGCTGGTGAGCCATTAATGATTTACACCG encodes:
- a CDS encoding histidine triad nucleotide-binding protein, yielding MSTETIFTKIINKEIPATIIYEDEDTLAFNDINPQAPFHVLIIPKKAIATINDITPHDHALIGKLYSVAAHLAKEHGFAQSGYRVVMNCNEDGGQTVYHIHLHMLAGKALGWPPFSDRMK
- a CDS encoding DUF2057 family protein, with product MKLFSCLFFGMFSTSIAAATFSVPEEFQLLRLNEEPIEKSWFSNTSKLDLPVGEHIVKLKYLDVFEEEYDQHEVIESDPFWLLLTIEQENQTLQIEFTRPQTIAKAKVFAQKSQKQLFLAGEPLMIYTELPQQNAHIPQYKESAESAIHADESISQPIVVNGETDLQPSALQMLEFWWQQATFEEQQAFLSKRHTTKK